From a region of the bacterium genome:
- a CDS encoding UbiA family prenyltransferase produces the protein MFEFPTIFFYLLLMIKSENIDLKTRWYDYFFLLRPILWVPVWVFLFLGYMYGARLEFMKIHLFLSRKFWFVLISYTLLMSSVYVINQIVDKESDRINEKLFLIPYEIISVRSAVIVSVLLAFSSLILSYFLGGFVLFLLFFVSLILGLLYSLPPFQFKARPFLDFIINGLGYAFIALLVGWYTAENLNLHAIIVSLGYFILVCAIFINTTIPDIPGDKKTGKITTGVFLGNRLSLILSSSLFILALIYAFLEMDLLVIVPSLLGAIFSILALWDNTEDMVITKLSYRVPSFIFILLVSIKFPIFLVINLVLLFVLRKYYKTRFGLDYPAMLGR, from the coding sequence ATGTTTGAATTTCCAACAATTTTCTTTTATCTTTTACTTATGATAAAAAGTGAAAATATTGATTTAAAAACCAGATGGTATGATTACTTTTTTCTGTTAAGGCCCATTTTGTGGGTACCAGTTTGGGTATTCCTTTTCTTAGGATACATGTATGGAGCTCGACTTGAGTTTATGAAGATTCATCTGTTCCTTTCCAGAAAATTTTGGTTTGTTCTGATCTCATATACTTTGCTTATGAGCTCTGTTTATGTGATAAATCAGATTGTGGACAAAGAGTCCGACAGAATCAATGAAAAACTATTTCTCATTCCATATGAAATCATATCTGTTAGAAGTGCGGTAATCGTGTCGGTTTTGCTGGCTTTTTCGAGTTTGATTTTATCCTATTTTTTAGGTGGGTTTGTTTTGTTTTTGTTGTTTTTTGTTTCATTAATTTTGGGTCTTCTTTACTCTTTACCACCATTTCAATTTAAAGCCCGGCCTTTTTTGGATTTTATAATAAATGGCCTCGGATATGCCTTCATAGCCCTCCTTGTGGGTTGGTATACCGCTGAGAACTTAAATTTGCACGCCATTATAGTATCTTTGGGCTATTTTATCCTTGTATGCGCCATCTTTATTAACACTACAATTCCAGACATCCCTGGTGACAAGAAAACAGGCAAAATTACAACAGGGGTATTTTTAGGAAACAGATTGTCTTTAATACTCTCCTCTTCTCTTTTTATCCTTGCTCTCATTTACGCTTTTCTTGAAATGGATTTATTGGTTATCGTTCCGTCTTTACTTGGTGCAATATTCTCGATTCTAGCTTTGTGGGATAACACAGAGGATATGGTTATTACTAAGCTTTCATACCGGGTGCCTTCCTTCATTTTCATTCTTCTCGTATCAATAAAATTTCCAATTTTTTTGGTCATAAACCTTGTTTTGCTTTTTGTGTTAAGGAAATATTATAAAACCCGTTTCGGTTTAGATTACCCAGCAATGCTTGGAAGGTGA